A region of Crenobacter cavernae DNA encodes the following proteins:
- the rdgB gene encoding RdgB/HAM1 family non-canonical purine NTP pyrophosphatase has translation MFDRIVLASNNAGKLKEFSALFAPLGIKLVPQGELGVPECPEPHHTFVENALEKARHASRVTGLPALADDSGICVEALGGAPGVLSARFAGEPKSDARNNALLVEKLQGEANRRAWYTCVLVLVRHPEDPHPIVADGVWLGEVQDSPAGEGGFGYDPYFYLPERGCTAAELDAAEKNRVSHRGQALAALIARLKALA, from the coding sequence ATGTTCGACCGCATCGTGCTGGCCAGCAACAACGCCGGCAAATTGAAGGAATTTTCCGCGCTTTTCGCGCCGCTCGGCATCAAGCTGGTGCCGCAGGGCGAGCTCGGCGTGCCCGAGTGCCCGGAGCCGCATCATACTTTCGTCGAGAACGCGCTGGAAAAGGCGCGCCACGCGAGCCGTGTGACCGGTCTGCCGGCGCTGGCCGACGATTCCGGCATCTGCGTCGAAGCGCTGGGCGGCGCACCGGGCGTGTTGTCGGCGCGCTTCGCCGGCGAACCGAAATCCGATGCGCGCAACAACGCGCTCTTGGTCGAAAAACTGCAAGGCGAAGCCAACCGCCGCGCCTGGTACACCTGTGTGCTGGTGCTGGTACGCCACCCGGAAGACCCGCACCCTATCGTCGCCGACGGCGTGTGGCTGGGCGAGGTGCAGGACAGCCCGGCGGGCGAGGGCGGCTTCGGCTACGACCCGTACTTTTACCTGCCCGAGCGGGGCTGTACCGCCGCCGAGCTCGATGCGGCCGAGAAGAACCGCGTCAGCCACCGCGGCCAGGCACTCGCGGCGCTGATCGCGCGCCTGAAGGCGCTGGCATGA
- the rph gene encoding ribonuclease PH: MRPSQRSADALRAVKLTRRYTCHAEGSVLVEFGDTKVICTASVDETVPGFLKGKGQGWVTAEYGMLPRSTNSRMRREAASGKQSGRTQEIQRLIGRSLRAVVDLQKLGERQIVIDCDVIQADGGTRTASITGAFVALHDAISGLIAAGKLAESPIKDFVAAISVGVVDGEAVLDLDYPEDSACDTDMNVVMTASGRFIEVQGTAEGEPFSRQEMNALLELAEKGIAELIAEQKRALEL; this comes from the coding sequence ATGCGCCCCTCCCAACGCTCCGCCGACGCCCTGCGTGCGGTGAAACTCACCCGCCGCTACACCTGTCACGCCGAAGGTTCGGTGCTGGTCGAATTCGGCGACACCAAGGTGATCTGCACCGCCAGCGTCGACGAGACCGTGCCCGGCTTCCTCAAGGGTAAGGGGCAGGGCTGGGTGACCGCCGAGTACGGCATGCTGCCGCGCTCGACCAACAGCCGCATGCGCCGCGAGGCGGCAAGCGGCAAGCAGTCCGGCCGCACCCAGGAGATTCAGCGTCTGATCGGCCGCTCGCTTCGCGCCGTGGTCGACCTGCAAAAGCTCGGCGAGCGCCAGATCGTCATCGACTGCGACGTGATCCAGGCCGACGGCGGCACGCGTACCGCGAGCATCACCGGCGCCTTCGTCGCCTTGCACGACGCGATTTCCGGCCTGATCGCCGCCGGCAAGCTGGCCGAGAGCCCGATCAAGGACTTCGTCGCGGCGATCTCGGTCGGCGTGGTCGACGGCGAGGCGGTGCTCGACCTCGACTACCCGGAAGACTCGGCGTGCGACACCGACATGAACGTCGTGATGACCGCCTCCGGCCGCTTCATCGAGGTCCAGGGCACCGCCGAGGGCGAGCCTTTCTCGCGCCAGGAGATGAACGCGCTGCTCGAACTGGCCGAGAAGGGCATCGCCGAGCTGATCGCCGAGCAGAAACGGGCGCTCGAACTGTGA
- a CDS encoding NAD(P)-dependent oxidoreductase gives MKVGFIGLGIMGRPCVLNLLKAGHAVTLWARRRESAEDLLAAGASWADSPAELAGEVELVITNVPNTADVDNVLLGENGVAAGATPGLVCADMSTISPIGARRIAGRLAEVGVDFLDCPVSGGEVGAINATLSIMVGGKADALEKARPALSAMSKSITRIGDSGAGQVAKACNQIAVGATILGIAEVVKLARACGVDPAPVRQALMGGFAASTVLDIHGQRMIDDNFAPGFKAVLHKKDMGIVLETARELGIKLPESAHIAELIDQLIERGDGELDSSAIARLVWEDN, from the coding sequence ATGAAAGTCGGATTTATCGGGCTCGGCATCATGGGCCGGCCTTGTGTGTTGAACCTGTTGAAGGCCGGTCACGCGGTCACCTTGTGGGCGCGCCGCCGCGAATCGGCCGAAGACCTGCTCGCCGCCGGCGCGAGCTGGGCCGACAGCCCGGCAGAACTGGCCGGCGAGGTCGAGCTCGTCATCACCAACGTGCCGAACACCGCCGATGTCGATAACGTGCTGCTCGGCGAGAACGGCGTCGCCGCCGGTGCGACACCGGGCCTCGTCTGCGCCGACATGAGCACGATCTCGCCGATCGGCGCGCGCCGCATCGCCGGGAGGTTGGCCGAGGTCGGCGTCGACTTCCTCGACTGTCCGGTGTCCGGCGGCGAGGTCGGCGCGATCAACGCGACGCTGTCCATCATGGTCGGCGGCAAGGCCGACGCGCTGGAAAAGGCGCGCCCGGCGCTGAGCGCGATGAGCAAGTCGATCACCCGCATCGGCGACTCGGGCGCCGGCCAGGTCGCCAAGGCGTGCAACCAGATCGCCGTCGGCGCGACCATCCTCGGCATCGCCGAAGTGGTGAAGCTCGCGCGCGCCTGCGGCGTCGACCCGGCGCCGGTGCGCCAGGCGCTGATGGGCGGTTTCGCCGCCAGCACCGTGCTCGACATCCACGGCCAGCGCATGATCGACGACAACTTCGCACCCGGCTTCAAGGCGGTGCTGCACAAGAAGGACATGGGCATCGTGCTCGAGACCGCCCGCGAGCTCGGCATCAAGCTGCCCGAGTCGGCGCACATCGCCGAGCTGATCGACCAGTTGATCGAGCGCGGCGACGGCGAGCTCGATTCGTCGGCGATCGCCCGGCTGGTGTGGGAAGATAACTGA
- a CDS encoding YicC/YloC family endoribonuclease: MISSMTGFSVATRDLPGAVLNLELRAVNHRYLDLQMRLPEELRPIESQLRELISAKVTRGKVECRIGFNASESDAPSLELNRELLNRVLALGDELAGLRAGLAPLTTAELLRWPGVLKSNEVAAEALQKAALETLGKLLDDFNASRVREGEKLKAILIEKLDGIEAIVTAVKPRLPQILEAYLAKLSTRLAEALDNVDDDRIKQEFALFAQKIDVDEELGRLSTHVSEVRRILKAGGQAGKRLDFLMQELNREANTLGSKSVSPETTQASVELKVRIEQMREQIQNLE, encoded by the coding sequence ATGATTTCTAGCATGACGGGATTTTCCGTCGCGACCCGCGACCTGCCCGGCGCGGTACTCAACCTCGAACTACGCGCCGTCAACCACCGTTATCTCGACCTGCAGATGCGCCTGCCCGAAGAACTGCGCCCGATCGAATCGCAACTGCGCGAACTGATCTCGGCCAAGGTGACGCGCGGCAAGGTCGAATGCCGGATTGGCTTCAACGCGAGCGAATCGGACGCGCCGTCGCTCGAACTGAACCGCGAACTGTTGAACCGCGTGCTGGCGCTCGGCGACGAACTGGCCGGCCTGCGTGCCGGCCTCGCGCCCTTGACTACCGCCGAACTGTTGCGCTGGCCGGGCGTGCTGAAAAGCAACGAGGTCGCCGCCGAAGCGCTGCAGAAGGCCGCGCTCGAGACGCTCGGCAAGCTGCTCGACGACTTCAACGCCAGCCGCGTGCGCGAAGGCGAAAAGCTGAAAGCCATCCTGATCGAGAAGCTCGACGGCATCGAAGCGATCGTCACGGCCGTTAAACCGCGCCTGCCGCAGATCCTCGAGGCGTATCTGGCCAAGCTGTCGACCAGGTTGGCCGAGGCGCTCGACAACGTCGACGACGACCGCATCAAGCAGGAGTTCGCGCTGTTCGCGCAGAAGATCGACGTCGACGAGGAGCTGGGCCGCCTTTCCACCCACGTCAGCGAAGTGCGCCGCATCCTGAAGGCGGGCGGCCAGGCCGGCAAGCGGCTCGACTTCCTGATGCAGGAACTGAACCGCGAAGCGAACACGCTCGGCTCGAAGTCGGTGTCGCCAGAGACGACGCAGGCGTCGGTCGAATTGAAGGTGCGGATCGAACAGATGCGCGAGCAGATCCAGAATTTGGAATAA
- a CDS encoding EscU/YscU/HrcU family type III secretion system export apparatus switch protein codes for MPALKPDDNRRSAVALTYRDGQKVPNVVAKGYGELADRIVERAREAGVFVHDSPALVSLLMQVDLDSQIPPELYRAVAEVLAFVYFLEQQTLAPDTRFGDWRSARPQPAEG; via the coding sequence ATGCCCGCCTTGAAACCTGACGACAACCGCCGCTCGGCGGTCGCGCTTACTTACCGCGACGGGCAGAAGGTGCCGAACGTCGTCGCCAAGGGCTACGGTGAGCTGGCCGACCGCATCGTCGAACGCGCGCGCGAGGCCGGCGTGTTCGTGCACGATTCGCCGGCGCTCGTGTCACTGTTGATGCAGGTCGACCTGGACAGCCAGATCCCGCCCGAACTGTACCGCGCCGTCGCCGAGGTGCTCGCCTTCGTCTACTTCCTCGAACAGCAGACGCTCGCTCCCGACACGCGCTTCGGCGACTGGCGCAGCGCCCGCCCGCAGCCTGCCGAAGGTTGA
- a CDS encoding flagellar hook-length control protein FliK, translated as MTPPLQGGTPATQGVSAVRLLREGSRPLIEASVLPARLPSLVVGEEVDARVAERLDGNRLVALIKGNAFTLDLPQNLTVRGDSLHLKVTRLDPTPTFVLLDGNAEAEAAADSSSNVQLSRSAQYLNGLLDAARGRGATGTRESAPALLSSRPDEPETLADGLKQAIGKSGAFYESHLKAWSEGRLPLDALKDEPQARLESGRLQDGAHAARQGAASPELGQLVQRQLDTLENRQLQMPVLAWPGQPAQVTIQEEQVAERDAHHDDASARAWHTRLDLDLPSLGGLSVKLTLLGGAVQVRFAADDADSAALIERHGARLTSGMASAGLDLAQLTVASDARLET; from the coding sequence GTGACGCCCCCTTTGCAGGGCGGCACGCCGGCCACGCAAGGCGTCTCGGCCGTGCGTCTCTTGCGCGAGGGCAGCCGGCCGCTGATCGAGGCGAGCGTCCTGCCGGCGCGCCTGCCCTCGCTCGTCGTCGGCGAGGAGGTCGACGCGCGCGTCGCCGAGCGGCTCGACGGTAACCGCCTCGTTGCGCTGATCAAGGGCAACGCTTTCACGCTCGACCTGCCGCAGAACCTCACCGTGCGCGGCGACTCCTTGCACCTGAAGGTCACCCGGCTCGACCCCACGCCGACGTTTGTGCTGCTCGACGGCAACGCCGAGGCGGAGGCCGCCGCGGACAGTTCGAGCAACGTGCAGCTGAGCCGCTCGGCGCAGTACCTGAACGGGCTGCTCGACGCCGCCCGTGGCCGCGGCGCGACCGGCACGCGCGAGAGCGCCCCCGCGCTGTTGAGCTCCAGGCCCGATGAGCCCGAAACGTTGGCCGACGGTCTGAAGCAGGCGATCGGCAAGAGCGGTGCGTTCTACGAATCCCATCTCAAGGCCTGGTCCGAAGGACGGCTGCCGCTCGACGCGCTGAAGGACGAACCGCAGGCGCGGCTGGAGAGCGGCCGGCTGCAGGACGGCGCTCATGCCGCGCGCCAGGGCGCGGCTAGCCCCGAGCTCGGCCAACTCGTGCAACGCCAGCTCGACACGCTCGAGAACCGCCAGCTGCAGATGCCGGTGCTCGCCTGGCCGGGTCAGCCGGCGCAGGTGACAATCCAGGAAGAACAGGTCGCCGAGCGCGACGCCCATCACGACGACGCGTCGGCGCGCGCCTGGCATACGCGGCTCGACCTCGACCTGCCCAGCCTCGGCGGCCTGTCGGTGAAGCTCACGCTCTTAGGCGGCGCGGTGCAGGTGCGCTTCGCCGCCGACGATGCCGACTCGGCCGCGCTGATCGAGCGGCACGGTGCGCGGCTGACGAGCGGCATGGCGTCGGCCGGCCTTGACCTCGCCCAATTGACGGTAGCGTCCGATGCCCGCCTTGAAACCTGA
- a CDS encoding PP2C family protein-serine/threonine phosphatase, with amino-acid sequence MKLAFFQDSRTGGRAYNQDRCAFAYSEEAALLVVADGMGGHLQGEVAAQITSDVLIDCFHQQAQPGIAYPNRFLVNAVSAAHQAILDYTIDHHLPEVPSTTVVVALIQQGMLYWCHVGDSRLYLIDQDGVRLRSRDHSQVQRMIDQGLLTEETARVHPDRNKIYNCLGASPEPDIDIGERQALVPGQTVLLCSDGLWGYIHDAEWAKVFTGRTVSQVMPALMNVAERRGGVSGDNLTAIAITLLPDAVELAERADLIDTARAESRHGKAAPCERNVAIAHREILASQLPPALPAS; translated from the coding sequence ATGAAACTGGCATTTTTCCAGGACAGCCGGACCGGCGGCCGCGCCTACAACCAGGACCGCTGTGCTTTCGCGTATTCGGAAGAGGCGGCCCTGCTGGTCGTCGCCGACGGCATGGGCGGCCACCTGCAGGGCGAGGTGGCGGCGCAGATCACCAGCGACGTGCTGATCGATTGCTTCCACCAGCAGGCACAGCCCGGCATCGCTTATCCGAACCGCTTCCTCGTCAACGCGGTCAGCGCCGCTCACCAGGCCATCCTTGACTACACGATCGACCATCACCTGCCCGAGGTGCCGAGCACCACCGTCGTCGTCGCGCTGATCCAGCAGGGCATGCTGTACTGGTGCCATGTCGGCGACTCGCGCCTCTACCTGATCGACCAGGACGGCGTGCGCCTGCGTTCGCGCGACCATTCGCAGGTGCAACGCATGATCGACCAGGGCTTGCTGACCGAGGAGACCGCCCGCGTTCACCCGGATCGCAACAAAATCTACAACTGTCTGGGCGCGTCGCCCGAGCCCGACATCGACATCGGCGAGCGCCAGGCGCTCGTGCCCGGCCAGACGGTGCTCTTGTGCAGCGACGGCTTGTGGGGCTACATCCACGACGCCGAGTGGGCCAAGGTGTTCACCGGGCGCACGGTGAGCCAGGTGATGCCGGCGCTGATGAACGTCGCCGAGCGACGCGGCGGCGTGAGCGGCGACAACCTGACCGCGATCGCGATCACCTTGTTGCCCGACGCGGTCGAGTTGGCCGAGCGAGCCGACCTGATCGACACCGCCCGCGCCGAATCGCGCCACGGCAAGGCGGCGCCGTGCGAGCGCAACGTCGCGATTGCGCACCGCGAAATCCTCGCCAGCCAGCTGCCGCCGGCTCTCCCCGCTTCCTGA
- the dusA gene encoding tRNA dihydrouridine(20/20a) synthase DusA, producing the protein MLDWTDRHYRYFARLITKHTWLYTEMVTTGALLYGDVSRHLRFDDAEHPVALQLGGSEPDELARCARLAEQWGYDEVNLNVGCPSERVQKGAFGACLMAEPDLVSDCVKAMRDVVDIDVTVKHRVGIDEVESYDYVRDFVGRVSDAGCTTFVVHARNAILKGLSPKENREIPPLKYDYVYRLKRDFPDLEILVNGGVKTHDEIAAHLEHVDGVMVGREAYHNPWVMADWDARFYGAADDAPSRDAVVEAMLPYVEQRLAEPGANLRHIARHILGLYQGVPGARVWRRMLSDSTLLKDADGGLLLAARDAMGRD; encoded by the coding sequence ATGCTCGACTGGACCGACCGCCACTACCGCTACTTCGCGCGGCTGATCACGAAGCACACCTGGCTCTACACCGAGATGGTGACGACCGGCGCGCTGCTTTACGGCGACGTGTCGCGTCATCTGCGCTTCGACGACGCCGAGCACCCGGTCGCGCTGCAGCTGGGCGGCTCCGAGCCCGACGAGCTGGCGCGCTGCGCAAGGTTGGCCGAGCAATGGGGCTACGACGAGGTCAACCTCAACGTCGGCTGCCCGTCCGAGCGCGTGCAGAAGGGCGCGTTCGGCGCCTGCCTGATGGCCGAGCCGGATCTCGTGTCCGACTGCGTGAAGGCGATGCGCGACGTCGTCGATATCGACGTGACCGTCAAGCACCGGGTCGGCATCGATGAGGTCGAAAGCTATGACTACGTGCGCGACTTCGTCGGCCGCGTGTCCGACGCCGGCTGCACCACCTTCGTCGTGCACGCGCGCAACGCGATCCTCAAGGGCCTGTCGCCTAAGGAAAACCGCGAGATCCCGCCGCTCAAGTACGACTACGTTTACCGCTTGAAACGCGACTTCCCCGACCTCGAGATCCTGGTCAACGGTGGCGTGAAAACCCACGACGAGATCGCAGCCCACCTCGAACACGTCGACGGCGTGATGGTCGGCCGCGAGGCCTACCACAACCCGTGGGTGATGGCCGACTGGGACGCGCGCTTCTACGGTGCGGCGGACGACGCGCCGAGCCGCGACGCGGTGGTCGAGGCGATGCTGCCCTATGTCGAACAAAGGTTGGCCGAGCCCGGCGCCAACCTGCGCCATATCGCGCGCCACATCCTCGGCCTGTATCAGGGTGTGCCCGGCGCTCGCGTCTGGCGGCGCATGCTGTCGGATTCAACGCTGCTCAAGGACGCCGACGGCGGCCTCTTGCTCGCCGCGCGCGACGCGATGGGCCGGGACTGA
- a CDS encoding DUF2802 domain-containing protein — translation MEWLVLSLLCVSMFGIAALAAWVRSLHMARRIDSAHLENLQQQIVSLQKDLRFLAEQTAKRPQPVVGRIAPSEAPGNTPYAQAIELVRQGLAAVEVAARCGISRSEAELIVSLYRNNSPS, via the coding sequence GTGGAATGGTTGGTCTTGTCTTTGCTCTGTGTCTCCATGTTCGGCATCGCGGCCCTGGCGGCCTGGGTGCGTTCCTTGCACATGGCGCGCCGGATAGATTCGGCCCATCTGGAGAATCTGCAGCAGCAGATCGTGTCCTTGCAGAAGGACCTGCGTTTTCTCGCCGAGCAGACGGCGAAGCGTCCTCAGCCTGTCGTTGGCCGTATCGCGCCTTCCGAAGCCCCCGGCAACACGCCGTACGCGCAGGCGATCGAGCTCGTCCGACAGGGTCTCGCCGCCGTCGAGGTCGCCGCGCGCTGCGGTATTTCGCGTAGCGAAGCCGAGCTGATCGTCTCGCTGTACCGCAACAACTCCCCTTCATGA
- a CDS encoding serine/threonine protein kinase: MPAGYRLSDYTVVRQLSVGGFSIVYLALDDQDQAFAIKEYLPHSLACRDEDFAVTVKNDLDRDSFNLGLKCFFEEGRVLASIHHPNVVRVSNFFRANHTVYMVMEYAEGRPLSRELELAGGRLSERRIRRIFAHLIAGLREVHLNRLLHLDIKPANIYLRRNGAPLLLDFGAARETLMRGSRQFASMYTPGFASPEQYERDSSLGPWTDIYAIGACLYTCMGGKPPPPANERKESDKLAPASEAFVAYYSPELTELTDRCLALLPDERPASLMLLQKQLMSEDYTPPALQPEPVTVETLEAPSRLMGWLKHITRRVE, from the coding sequence TTGCCAGCAGGTTACCGCCTGTCGGACTACACCGTGGTTCGCCAGCTTTCGGTGGGGGGCTTCAGCATCGTTTACCTGGCCCTCGACGACCAGGATCAGGCTTTTGCGATCAAGGAATACCTGCCGCACAGCCTTGCCTGCCGCGACGAGGACTTTGCCGTCACGGTGAAGAACGACCTCGACCGCGACTCGTTCAATCTCGGCCTGAAGTGTTTCTTCGAGGAAGGCCGCGTGCTCGCGAGCATCCATCACCCGAACGTGGTGAGGGTGAGCAATTTCTTCCGCGCCAACCACACCGTCTACATGGTGATGGAGTACGCCGAGGGACGCCCGCTGTCGCGCGAGCTCGAACTCGCCGGCGGGCGCCTGTCCGAACGCCGCATCCGGCGCATCTTCGCGCACCTGATCGCCGGCCTGCGCGAAGTGCACCTGAACCGCCTCTTGCACCTGGACATCAAGCCGGCCAACATCTATCTGCGTCGCAACGGCGCGCCGCTGCTGCTCGACTTCGGCGCCGCGCGCGAGACGCTGATGCGCGGCAGCCGCCAGTTCGCGTCGATGTACACGCCGGGTTTCGCGTCGCCCGAGCAGTACGAGCGCGACAGCTCGCTCGGTCCGTGGACCGACATTTACGCGATCGGCGCCTGTCTCTACACCTGCATGGGCGGCAAGCCGCCGCCGCCGGCGAACGAGCGCAAGGAGAGCGACAAGCTGGCCCCGGCCAGCGAGGCATTCGTCGCTTACTATTCCCCGGAGCTGACCGAATTGACCGACCGCTGCCTCGCGCTCCTGCCCGACGAGCGGCCCGCCAGCCTGATGCTGCTGCAAAAGCAGCTGATGTCGGAAGACTACACGCCGCCTGCGCTGCAGCCGGAGCCGGTCACCGTCGAGACGCTCGAGGCGCCGTCGCGTCTGATGGGCTGGCTCAAGCACATCACGCGTCGCGTCGAATAA
- the fliS gene encoding flagellar export chaperone FliS, which yields MRNPYLNAYQNALEVEVEAASPHKLVLMLFDGAIAAIRQARIQMVNRNIAEKGRLIGKAVAIVDEGLRASLNRDAGGEMAANLADLYEYCGMRLLEANLKNEPALLDEVERLLGEIRGAWAQIGKGSAEAPAEAPARQGLHYGAA from the coding sequence ATGCGTAATCCCTATCTGAACGCGTACCAGAATGCGCTCGAAGTCGAGGTGGAGGCGGCCAGCCCCCACAAGCTGGTGCTGATGCTGTTCGACGGCGCCATCGCGGCGATCCGGCAGGCGCGTATCCAGATGGTGAATCGAAATATTGCCGAGAAGGGGCGCCTGATCGGCAAGGCCGTGGCGATCGTCGACGAAGGGCTGCGCGCCTCGCTGAATCGGGACGCTGGCGGGGAGATGGCGGCCAACCTCGCCGATCTTTACGAATATTGCGGGATGCGCCTGCTGGAGGCCAACCTGAAGAACGAGCCGGCCCTGCTCGACGAGGTCGAACGCTTGCTGGGCGAGATCAGGGGCGCGTGGGCACAGATCGGCAAAGGGTCGGCCGAGGCGCCCGCCGAAGCGCCCGCCCGGCAAGGATTGCACTATGGGGCAGCCTGA
- the fliD gene encoding flagellar filament capping protein FliD, whose protein sequence is MALSVGGLGSGLQVDDLVSKLMAVESQPLNQLTVKEASYLAKVTALGSIKGAVSAFQTATKALQDVSKFSSLTASSGNKDVVDVSAGDQAAVGSLSIKVDQLAQNQKLASTAFSSSKSAIGSGTLRFYFGTDNGGAGFALNGDKSYKDVATPTGATLEGVRDAVNKANIGVTASIVNDGSGYKLVYSSNDTGTKNALKVASNDASLTSLTNADKLFTDGTFSATTATTSANLSSVQAAKDAKFTLDGIAIVKSSNVVGDAVDGLTLTLKKAQESGDAPVSLSVAKDTSGIKKTLEGFVKAFNDLNKALNDSSSFDPSEPKKGETRKAAALNGESVIRTLRTQIRNAFNVAQDVGGAFRVPADVGINFNADGSMKLDSTKLQKAIDSNPQDIAKLFGSVAAPTDSQVRFVSAGSKTATGTYAVNLTNLQNGVLLGADKVPASFTLNTAANFTVKIDGVQSDPISLGTGNYTPATLATAVQNAINADGKLTAAGAKVGVTVDSVTGKLVLSSQKTGSGSTVEVTDGGLTGLDTSAGALNLFAMGAGVAGGTSVSGTIGGHAAVGDGKTLTGAVGTPVEGLKLEITGGATGDRGTVTVTKGFAIALDKVLTELLDSKNGPIAARTEGLNKSAKDIGKQRDSLSSRLQDIEKRYRAQFNALDTLMSQFTSTSNFLTQQLAGLSKSS, encoded by the coding sequence ATGGCGTTGAGTGTCGGCGGTCTGGGTAGCGGCCTGCAGGTGGATGACCTGGTGTCCAAGCTGATGGCGGTGGAGTCGCAGCCGCTCAATCAATTGACCGTCAAGGAAGCCTCGTATCTGGCCAAGGTGACCGCGCTGGGTTCGATCAAGGGGGCGGTGTCGGCGTTCCAGACGGCGACCAAGGCGCTGCAGGACGTCAGCAAGTTCTCGAGCCTCACGGCCAGCAGCGGCAACAAGGACGTGGTCGACGTTTCGGCGGGAGACCAGGCGGCGGTCGGTAGTTTGTCGATCAAGGTCGATCAGCTGGCCCAGAACCAGAAGCTGGCGAGCACCGCATTCAGCAGCAGCAAGTCGGCGATAGGCAGCGGGACGCTGCGCTTCTATTTCGGCACCGACAACGGCGGCGCGGGTTTTGCGCTGAACGGCGACAAGTCGTACAAGGACGTCGCGACCCCTACGGGGGCAACGCTGGAAGGGGTCCGCGACGCGGTCAACAAGGCCAATATCGGCGTGACCGCCAGCATCGTCAACGACGGCTCGGGCTACAAACTGGTTTACAGTTCGAACGACACGGGCACCAAGAACGCGCTCAAGGTCGCGAGCAACGACGCGAGCCTGACTTCGCTGACCAACGCCGACAAGTTGTTCACCGACGGGACGTTCAGCGCGACGACGGCCACGACCTCGGCCAACCTGTCGAGCGTGCAGGCGGCGAAGGACGCCAAGTTCACGCTCGACGGCATTGCCATCGTGAAATCGTCGAATGTGGTCGGCGATGCGGTCGATGGCCTGACGCTGACCTTGAAAAAGGCGCAAGAGAGCGGCGATGCACCGGTGAGCCTGTCGGTGGCGAAGGACACCTCGGGCATCAAGAAAACCCTCGAGGGCTTCGTCAAGGCGTTCAACGACCTCAACAAGGCGCTCAACGACTCGAGTTCCTTCGATCCTTCCGAACCCAAGAAGGGCGAGACGCGCAAGGCGGCGGCGCTGAACGGCGAGTCGGTGATCCGTACGCTGCGCACCCAGATTCGCAACGCATTCAACGTCGCACAGGATGTCGGCGGCGCATTCCGCGTGCCGGCGGACGTGGGCATCAACTTCAATGCCGACGGCTCGATGAAGCTCGACAGCACCAAGCTGCAGAAGGCCATCGACTCGAATCCGCAAGACATCGCCAAGTTGTTCGGCTCGGTGGCGGCGCCTACCGACTCGCAGGTGCGCTTCGTTTCGGCGGGGAGCAAGACCGCTACCGGCACGTATGCGGTCAACCTCACCAACCTGCAGAACGGTGTCTTGCTCGGCGCCGACAAGGTGCCGGCGTCTTTCACGCTGAATACGGCGGCGAACTTTACCGTCAAGATCGACGGCGTGCAGAGCGACCCGATCAGCCTGGGCACCGGAAACTATACGCCGGCTACCCTCGCGACCGCCGTGCAGAATGCGATCAACGCCGATGGCAAATTGACGGCAGCCGGCGCCAAGGTCGGCGTGACCGTCGACAGCGTGACCGGCAAGCTGGTGCTGAGCTCGCAGAAGACCGGCAGCGGTTCGACGGTGGAGGTGACGGACGGCGGCTTGACGGGCCTGGATACGAGCGCGGGCGCGCTGAATCTGTTTGCGATGGGCGCCGGCGTGGCCGGCGGGACCAGCGTCTCGGGTACCATTGGAGGCCATGCCGCCGTCGGCGACGGCAAGACGCTGACCGGTGCGGTGGGGACGCCTGTAGAAGGCCTGAAGCTGGAAATCACCGGCGGCGCGACAGGCGATCGGGGGACGGTGACGGTGACCAAGGGTTTCGCGATCGCGCTCGACAAGGTGCTGACAGAGTTGCTCGACAGCAAGAATGGCCCGATCGCTGCGCGTACGGAAGGCTTGAACAAGTCGGCGAAAGATATCGGCAAGCAGCGGGATTCTTTGAGTAGCCGTCTTCAAGACATCGAAAAACGCTATCGAGCGCAGTTCAACGCGCTGGATACGCTGATGTCCCAGTTTACCTCCACCAGCAACTTCCTCACCCAGCAACTGGCCGGGCTGAGCAAGAGTTCATAA